The region GTCTATGGCCACATGGACTATGGCAAGAAGGACCCGTCGCTGGGCTGGCGCTTCACCGACGCCTGGCTGTCGATGGCCGGCAACGGCGACAAGGGCATCCCGAACGGCCTGCCGGTCGACGAATGGGGCGTGCGCATGGAGGGCTGCCGCCCGGTCGGCTCCTCGGTCGAACGCGGCGGCGACACGAACGGCCCGGCGGCCGTCTACTCGATCGTCAAGTACCTGGAATGGCTTAAGAAATATGCCCCGCCGCAGGCGCAGGGCATGACCTTCGGCGAAGCCGGTCCGGTGCCGGCCCAGGGCAACATCGCCCAGCAGATCTTCTGGTACACCGCCTTCACGGCCGACATGGTCAAGCCCGGCCCGGTCGTCAATGCCGACGGTTCGCCGAAGTGGCGCATGGCCCCCTCGCCGAAGGGCGCCTACTGGAAGGAAGGCATGAAGCTCGGCTACCAGGACGCCGGGTCCTGGACCCTGCTCAAGTCGACCCCGGTCGACCGGCGCAAGGCCGCCTGGCTCTATGCCCAGTTCATCAATTCCAAGACCATCTCGCTGAAGAAGAGCCATGTCGGCCTGACCTTCACCCGCGAGAGCGACATCTGGGATAAGTCCTTCACCGAGCGGGCGCCGAAGCTCGGCGGCCTGATCGAGTTCTATCGCTCGCCGGCGCGCGTGCAGTGGACCCCGACGGGCAACAACATCCCGGACTATCCGAAGATGGCCCAGCTCTGGTGGCAGAATATCGGCGACGCCTCCTCGGGCGCCAAGACCGCGCAGGCGGCCATGGACAGCCTCGCGGCGGCCCAGGACTCCGTGCTCGAGCGCCTGGAGAAGTCCGGCGTGCAGGGCGAATGCGGTCCGAAGCTGAACAAGAAGGAGACCGCCGAGTTCTGGTTCGCCAAGTCGGCCAAGGACGGCAACATCGCCCCGCAGCGCAAGCTCGCCAACGAGAAGCCGAAGGGTGAGACCGTCGACTACGACACCCTGATCAAGTCCTGGCCGGCGACCCCGCCGAAGAAGAGCTGATCGCAGCCCGGGCGTCGTCCGATGCCCGGTCGCCAACACGGATGCGGGGGAGGGTCGCAAGGCCCTCCCCCGTTCCACGACCGCTTCGCCACGGCCCGTTGACGGCTTGCCCGGACCGGCCGGGCGGTGCGAAGTGATGATCGAGACAGAGCCAAGGCGCGGCAGCCGACTGAACCGGGGGAAACCGCATGACCTTCATCCTCGCGATCGACCAGGGCACGACCTCGACCCGGTCGATCCTGTTCCGCGGCGACCTGACCATCGCGGCGGTCGCCCAGGAGGAGTTTCCGCAGCACTATCCGGCCTCCGGCTGGGTCGAGCACGACCCGGAGGACCTCTGGCGCACGACCGTGACGACCATGCGCGCCGCGCTCGCCAAGGCCGGCGCCGCCGCGGCCGACGTGGCCTCGATCGGCATCACCAACCAGCGCGAGACGACCGTGGTCTGGGACCGGGCGACCGGCGCGGCGATCCACCGGGCGATCGTCTGGCAGGACCGGCGCACGGCCGAGACCTGCGCGCGGCTGAAGGCCGCCGGCCACGAGCCGGCCGTCGCAGCCAAGACCGGCCTCCTGCTCGATCCCTATTTCTCCGGCACCAAGGTGGCGTGGATTCTCGATCACGTCCCCGGCGCGCGGGCGCGGGCGGAGCGCGGCGAACTGGCCTTCGGCACCGTCGACTGCTTCCTGCTCTGGCGGCTGACCGGCGGCCGGGTCCACGCGACCGACGCCACCAACGCCTCGCGCACGCTCCTCTACGACATCCATCGCGGCGCCTGGGACGAGGATCTGTGCCGGCTGATCGGCGTGCCGATGGCCATGCTGCCGGAGGTGCGCGATTCCGCCGCCGCCTTCGGCACCACCATCTCGGACCTGATCGACGGCCCGGTCGCGATCTCCGGCATCGCCGGCGACCAGCAGGCGGCGACCGTCGGCCAGGCCTGCTTCCGGCCCGGCATGATGAAGTCGACCTACGGCACTGGCTGCTTCGCGCTCCTCAACACCGGCGAGAAGCCGGTCGCCTCGAAGAACCGGCTCCTGACCACCATCGCCTACCAGCTCGGCGGCAAGCGCACCTATGCGCTGGAAGGCGCCATCTTCATCGCCGGCGCGGCCGTGCAGTGGCTGCGCGACGGGCTGAAGGTGATCGGCTCGGCCGAGGAGAGCGGCGCGCTCGCCGCCACCGCCGATCCGGCGCAGGACGTGATCCTGGTACCGGCCTTCGTCGGCCTCGGCGCACCCTATTGGGATGCCGACTGCCGCGGCGCGCTCTACGGGCTGACGCGCGGCACCTCGGCGCGCGAACTGGCGCGGGCCGCACTCGAAAGCGTCGGCTACCAGACGCGCGATCTGGTCGAGGCGATGCGCGGCGACTGGGCCGGCGATGCGGATACGGTGCTGCGGGTCGACGGCGGCATGGTCGCCTCGGACTGGACCATGCAGTTCCTGTCCGACATCCTCGACGCGCCGGTCGACCGGCCGAAGGTCCTGGAGACGACCGCGCTCGGCGCCGCCTATCTGGCCGGCCTGCAGGCCGGCGTGCTGCCCGAGCCGGCCGTCTTCGCCGAAGGCTGGGCGCTCGACCGGCGCTTCCGCCCGGCCATGGACGGCGAGACGCGCGGCCGCAAGGTCGCGCTCTGGCAGGATGCCGTCGCCCGCACGCTGACCCGGCGGGACTGACGGCGGCACGGCTGGCCGCCGGACGATGCGGGCCGCATCGGGGCGGGCCGCATCGGAGTAGCCCCCGAGCCGGGGCACGGGTCGATCCCGGTTCGTTGGCGACATGTTCCCTGGGGAACTGAAGGTCGGCGCGGCACGGGGCAGGATCGGGACATCAACGGCGACCCTGCCGTCCCGAACCCGAAAGGACCCCGACCATGCGCACC is a window of Prosthecodimorpha staleyi DNA encoding:
- a CDS encoding ABC transporter substrate-binding protein, with the protein product MIALASTTAIAGMDEAKKWIDSEFQPSTLSKEAQMKEMEWFVNAAKPFVGMEINVVSETITTHEYESKTLAKAFTEITGIKLKHDLIQEGDVVEKIQTQMQSGKNVYDGWINDSDLIGTHFRYKQAIALSDWMTGEGKDVTLPTLDVNDFIGKSFTTAPDGKLYQLPDQQFANLYWFRYDWFTNAEYKAKFKAKYGYELGVPVNWSAYEDIAEFFTNDIKEIGGVKVYGHMDYGKKDPSLGWRFTDAWLSMAGNGDKGIPNGLPVDEWGVRMEGCRPVGSSVERGGDTNGPAAVYSIVKYLEWLKKYAPPQAQGMTFGEAGPVPAQGNIAQQIFWYTAFTADMVKPGPVVNADGSPKWRMAPSPKGAYWKEGMKLGYQDAGSWTLLKSTPVDRRKAAWLYAQFINSKTISLKKSHVGLTFTRESDIWDKSFTERAPKLGGLIEFYRSPARVQWTPTGNNIPDYPKMAQLWWQNIGDASSGAKTAQAAMDSLAAAQDSVLERLEKSGVQGECGPKLNKKETAEFWFAKSAKDGNIAPQRKLANEKPKGETVDYDTLIKSWPATPPKKS
- the glpK gene encoding glycerol kinase GlpK, with the translated sequence MTFILAIDQGTTSTRSILFRGDLTIAAVAQEEFPQHYPASGWVEHDPEDLWRTTVTTMRAALAKAGAAAADVASIGITNQRETTVVWDRATGAAIHRAIVWQDRRTAETCARLKAAGHEPAVAAKTGLLLDPYFSGTKVAWILDHVPGARARAERGELAFGTVDCFLLWRLTGGRVHATDATNASRTLLYDIHRGAWDEDLCRLIGVPMAMLPEVRDSAAAFGTTISDLIDGPVAISGIAGDQQAATVGQACFRPGMMKSTYGTGCFALLNTGEKPVASKNRLLTTIAYQLGGKRTYALEGAIFIAGAAVQWLRDGLKVIGSAEESGALAATADPAQDVILVPAFVGLGAPYWDADCRGALYGLTRGTSARELARAALESVGYQTRDLVEAMRGDWAGDADTVLRVDGGMVASDWTMQFLSDILDAPVDRPKVLETTALGAAYLAGLQAGVLPEPAVFAEGWALDRRFRPAMDGETRGRKVALWQDAVARTLTRRD